The proteins below come from a single Necator americanus strain Aroian chromosome V, whole genome shotgun sequence genomic window:
- a CDS encoding hypothetical protein (NECATOR_CHRV.G17724.T1), whose protein sequence is MNFTSLPSHEILHCGQMGPKRISAFDVGQNNKSDVEDNNNNNNNNNNNNNHNNNNNNNNNNNNNNNNNNNTTTTTTTTTTTTTTTTTTQQQHNNNTTTTTTQQQQQQQQQHNNNNNNNNNNNTTTTTTTTTTTTQQQQQQQQQQQQQQQQQQQQQQQQQQQQQQQQQQQQQQQQQQQLI, encoded by the exons ATGAATTTCACGTCGCTCCCGTCACATGAAATTCTCCATTGTGGTCAGATGGGACCTAAGCGGATTTCAGCGTTCGATGTAG gtcaaaataacaaaagtgaCGTGgaggacaacaacaacaacaacaacaacaacaacaacaacaacaaccacaacaacaacaacaacaacaacaacaacaacaacaacaacaacaacaacaacaacaacacaacaacaacaacaacaacaacaacaacaacaacaacaacaacaacaacaacacaacaacaacacaacaacaacacaacaacaacaacaacacaacaacaacaacaacaacaacaacaacacaacaacaacaacaacaacaacaacaacaacaacacaacaacaacaacaacaacaacaacaacaacaacacaacaacaacaacaacaacaacaacaacaacaacaacaacaacaacaacaacaacaacaacaacaacaacaacaacaacaacaacaacaacaacaacaacaacaacaacaacaacaacaacaacaacaactaatATGA